One segment of Candidatus Neomarinimicrobiota bacterium DNA contains the following:
- a CDS encoding SPOR domain-containing protein, with protein MIGFRASIEMMNRKIYLTLLLILLSFSGCTKEHPTGIVGETITLSAEIPEESQNLDFIWELSSVPNNSNVNNAAIEKGETSASVFYIPDVPGLYSVEVSVFHFNDEISTQSFTYDIIDPENIEVANDVINEEETEDAVSELMAENDEPKWYESETIAEVIEEAEQTIPEVKTEVVDAIEEEKVAAVIKSAPVKKAVPPPPPPTPKRKKIKKGRGASIPFDKERFTIQVGSKKVLEDAKKVAATLIDAGFDAYIQKAVFKETNEIWYRIRVGSYDKRETAVAVAKSLSSTRSEQAWVDNVRYEY; from the coding sequence ATGATAGGCTTTCGCGCCTCGATTGAAATGATGAACAGAAAAATATATTTAACACTTCTTTTGATACTGCTGAGTTTTTCCGGTTGTACAAAGGAACACCCCACCGGAATCGTTGGAGAGACAATAACATTATCGGCTGAAATACCTGAAGAAAGCCAGAATCTTGATTTTATCTGGGAGCTGTCCAGTGTACCCAATAATAGTAACGTAAATAACGCAGCTATAGAAAAAGGTGAAACAAGTGCATCTGTATTTTATATTCCTGACGTACCTGGCCTTTACAGCGTTGAAGTTTCTGTTTTTCATTTTAATGATGAAATTAGTACCCAATCATTTACTTACGATATTATCGATCCTGAAAATATTGAAGTAGCTAATGATGTTATTAACGAAGAAGAAACTGAAGATGCAGTTTCTGAATTAATGGCCGAAAACGATGAACCTAAATGGTATGAGTCGGAAACAATTGCAGAAGTAATTGAAGAAGCCGAACAAACCATTCCTGAAGTAAAGACAGAAGTTGTTGACGCTATTGAAGAAGAAAAAGTTGCTGCTGTAATAAAGTCAGCCCCAGTGAAAAAAGCTGTGCCACCTCCCCCACCTCCGACTCCAAAAAGGAAAAAAATTAAAAAAGGCAGGGGTGCCTCCATTCCTTTTGATAAAGAAAGATTTACAATACAAGTTGGATCTAAAAAAGTACTGGAAGATGCAAAAAAAGTTGCTGCCACTTTAATCGATGCCGGATTCGATGCTTACATCCAAAAAGCTGTTTTCAAGGAAACCAATGAAATTTGGTATCGCATCCGTGTTGGCAGTTATGATAAACGCGAAACAGCCGTTGCTGTAGCAAAATCCTTATCGAGTACCCGTTCGGAACAAGCCTGGGTAGACAATGTTCGATATGAATATTAA
- a CDS encoding DUF177 domain-containing protein, whose protein sequence is MKLFRSDLEKHISNQLFEISADSMDLNDLQIAGGKLTCTLSVEHAAGGYRIHGPLKGKVLEKCDRCLTKFEEELESLLDVILTGNDELINNDNVDVIHFADTDEFIDLNPIIHDLVLLAEPFQRICNESCMGLCLNCGINLNESTCSCNSTEDNSRWDALKNLKN, encoded by the coding sequence ATGAAGCTATTTAGGTCGGATTTAGAAAAACATATTTCCAACCAGCTTTTTGAAATCTCAGCAGACTCTATGGATCTGAATGATCTTCAGATAGCAGGTGGAAAATTGACATGCACACTTTCGGTGGAACATGCCGCTGGTGGGTATCGTATACACGGACCTTTGAAGGGGAAAGTCCTAGAAAAGTGTGACCGTTGTCTTACAAAGTTTGAAGAAGAACTCGAATCATTATTAGATGTAATTCTAACAGGTAATGATGAATTGATTAACAATGATAATGTTGATGTCATTCACTTTGCAGATACCGATGAGTTTATTGATCTAAACCCCATTATCCATGACCTCGTTTTATTGGCAGAACCCTTTCAAAGGATTTGTAATGAGTCATGTATGGGATTATGCCTCAACTGTGGAATTAATCTGAATGAGTCAACATGTAGTTGTAATTCAACAGAAGATAATTCACGTTGGGACGCATTAAAAAATTTGAAAAATTAA
- the rpmF gene encoding 50S ribosomal protein L32, with translation MALPKGRQSKARSRKRRTHYKAAAVNTGNCAQCSQPKMPHRACPNCGYYRGRPVLSTSE, from the coding sequence ATGGCATTACCTAAAGGAAGACAATCAAAAGCACGCAGCAGAAAACGCCGCACACATTATAAAGCGGCGGCTGTAAATACAGGCAACTGCGCCCAATGCAGCCAGCCTAAAATGCCTCACCGGGCATGCCCAAATTGCGGTTACTACCGTGGACGTCCAGTCCTTTCTACTTCGGAGTAA